A genome region from Anastrepha obliqua isolate idAnaObli1 chromosome 4, idAnaObli1_1.0, whole genome shotgun sequence includes the following:
- the LOC129245021 gene encoding ERI1 exoribonuclease 2 isoform X1 translates to MDNFDSTLIIKNIPKSISDITNLLPTVPKETKSFGRRRVLLTYDNEATAQAVLRQLQQLEVTPGKRLNAAFFRKNEKPAANTKTIKPVRANKTTQCNLHTAGETAAPQISKQLGLLETIYVEGEPGADKTNTSSYLTKLRKPHLTMQPYKYVICIDFEATCWENQAPPKWRESEIIEFPAMLVNLQTGKIEAEFHKYVMPIESPKLSAYCTELTGIQQQTVDNGVPLQTAIMMFQEWLRKELRARNLQLPKMSKDKLIGNCAFVTWTDWDFGICLAKECKRKLLKKPSYFNQWIDLRAIFRQWYKYRPINFADALSHVKLVFEGREHSGRDDARNLAALAYKIASDGAQFAITKDLAPFQLNSNCIL, encoded by the exons ATGGATAATTTCGATTCTacacttataataaaaaatataccgaAATCAATTAGCGACATAACAAATTTGCTGCCAACTGTGCCAAAAGAAACTAAATCATTCGGCAGACGACGCGTGCTGCTCACCTACGACAACGAAGCCACCGCTCAAGCCGTATTGAGGCAATTGCAGCAACTCGAAGTGACACCCGGCAAGCGGCTCAATGCAgcattttttcgcaaaaatgaaAAGCCCGCTGCAAATACGAAAACTATCAAACCAGTCAGAGCCAACAAAACCACGCAGTGTAATCTACATACAGCCGGTGAGACGGCCGCGCCACAAATCAGCAA GCAACTGGGTCTACTTGAGACTATATACGTCGAAGGCGAACCTGGCGCTGATAAAACCAATACTTCTAGTTACTTAACAAAGCTACGCAAGCCCCATTTAACCATGCAGCCATACAAATATGTCATATGCATAGACTTTGAGGCGACTTGCTGGGAAAACCAAGCGCCACCTAAGTGGCGTGAGTCGGAAATAATAG AATTCCCAGCGATGTTGGTCAACCTGCAGACGGGTAAAATTGAAGCAGAATTTCACAAATATGTTATGCCCATTGAATCGCCCAAATTGAGCGCTTACTGCACCGAACTGACTGGCATCCAACAGCAAACTGTCGACAATGGCGTCCCACTACAAACTGCAATTATGATGTTTCAAGAGTGGTTACGCAAAGAGTTGCGTGCGCGCAATCTACAACTGCCTAAAATGTCCAAAGATAAACTGATTGGTAATTGTGCCTTTGTCACCTGGACTGACTGGGATTTCGGTATTTGTTTGGCGAAAGAATGTAAGCGGAAGTTGCTGAAGAAACCGTCTTACTTCAATCAGTGGATTGATTTGCGTGCAATTTTTCGCCAATGGTATAAATACAGGCCCATCAATTTTGCCGATGCGTTGTCGCATGTTAAGCTTGTATTTGAAGGACGTGAGCATTCGGGAAGGGATGATGCACGCAATTTGGCAGCGCTGGCGTACAAGATTGCAAGCGATGGGGCACAATTTGCGATAACTAAGGACCTCGCGCCATTTCAACTCAACTCGAATTGTATACTATAA
- the LOC129245021 gene encoding ERI1 exoribonuclease 2 isoform X3 — translation MQPYKYVICIDFEATCWENQAPPKWRESEIIEFPAMLVNLQTGKIEAEFHKYVMPIESPKLSAYCTELTGIQQQTVDNGVPLQTAIMMFQEWLRKELRARNLQLPKMSKDKLIGNCAFVTWTDWDFGICLAKECKRKLLKKPSYFNQWIDLRAIFRQWYKYRPINFADALSHVKLVFEGREHSGRDDARNLAALAYKIASDGAQFAITKDLAPFQLNSNCIL, via the exons ATGCAGCCATACAAATATGTCATATGCATAGACTTTGAGGCGACTTGCTGGGAAAACCAAGCGCCACCTAAGTGGCGTGAGTCGGAAATAATAG AATTCCCAGCGATGTTGGTCAACCTGCAGACGGGTAAAATTGAAGCAGAATTTCACAAATATGTTATGCCCATTGAATCGCCCAAATTGAGCGCTTACTGCACCGAACTGACTGGCATCCAACAGCAAACTGTCGACAATGGCGTCCCACTACAAACTGCAATTATGATGTTTCAAGAGTGGTTACGCAAAGAGTTGCGTGCGCGCAATCTACAACTGCCTAAAATGTCCAAAGATAAACTGATTGGTAATTGTGCCTTTGTCACCTGGACTGACTGGGATTTCGGTATTTGTTTGGCGAAAGAATGTAAGCGGAAGTTGCTGAAGAAACCGTCTTACTTCAATCAGTGGATTGATTTGCGTGCAATTTTTCGCCAATGGTATAAATACAGGCCCATCAATTTTGCCGATGCGTTGTCGCATGTTAAGCTTGTATTTGAAGGACGTGAGCATTCGGGAAGGGATGATGCACGCAATTTGGCAGCGCTGGCGTACAAGATTGCAAGCGATGGGGCACAATTTGCGATAACTAAGGACCTCGCGCCATTTCAACTCAACTCGAATTGTATACTATAA
- the LOC129245021 gene encoding ERI1 exoribonuclease 2 isoform X2 — protein MALARLARQLGLLETIYVEGEPGADKTNTSSYLTKLRKPHLTMQPYKYVICIDFEATCWENQAPPKWRESEIIEFPAMLVNLQTGKIEAEFHKYVMPIESPKLSAYCTELTGIQQQTVDNGVPLQTAIMMFQEWLRKELRARNLQLPKMSKDKLIGNCAFVTWTDWDFGICLAKECKRKLLKKPSYFNQWIDLRAIFRQWYKYRPINFADALSHVKLVFEGREHSGRDDARNLAALAYKIASDGAQFAITKDLAPFQLNSNCIL, from the exons GCAACTGGGTCTACTTGAGACTATATACGTCGAAGGCGAACCTGGCGCTGATAAAACCAATACTTCTAGTTACTTAACAAAGCTACGCAAGCCCCATTTAACCATGCAGCCATACAAATATGTCATATGCATAGACTTTGAGGCGACTTGCTGGGAAAACCAAGCGCCACCTAAGTGGCGTGAGTCGGAAATAATAG AATTCCCAGCGATGTTGGTCAACCTGCAGACGGGTAAAATTGAAGCAGAATTTCACAAATATGTTATGCCCATTGAATCGCCCAAATTGAGCGCTTACTGCACCGAACTGACTGGCATCCAACAGCAAACTGTCGACAATGGCGTCCCACTACAAACTGCAATTATGATGTTTCAAGAGTGGTTACGCAAAGAGTTGCGTGCGCGCAATCTACAACTGCCTAAAATGTCCAAAGATAAACTGATTGGTAATTGTGCCTTTGTCACCTGGACTGACTGGGATTTCGGTATTTGTTTGGCGAAAGAATGTAAGCGGAAGTTGCTGAAGAAACCGTCTTACTTCAATCAGTGGATTGATTTGCGTGCAATTTTTCGCCAATGGTATAAATACAGGCCCATCAATTTTGCCGATGCGTTGTCGCATGTTAAGCTTGTATTTGAAGGACGTGAGCATTCGGGAAGGGATGATGCACGCAATTTGGCAGCGCTGGCGTACAAGATTGCAAGCGATGGGGCACAATTTGCGATAACTAAGGACCTCGCGCCATTTCAACTCAACTCGAATTGTATACTATAA